One genomic region from Drosophila subpulchrella strain 33 F10 #4 breed RU33 chromosome 2R, RU_Dsub_v1.1 Primary Assembly, whole genome shotgun sequence encodes:
- the LOC119551173 gene encoding uncharacterized protein LOC119551173, with translation MQVRSKKPVWFLFKLMELLLSLGCCFVHWRCFKEEGVPHIFLLCGTYGGSVIICIVSLIGVFYAERPTMKHEAVFGGLLGGLHMFTVYAHMYMATLEEFRTEKWPDFYMCCRDNAILALYAGAIYLLHCTFALDLMLSHQRRKHPQRSKRPLQLYFISRGAEAYLSRFWWFQRISAKMLTSAQPSEHSSRRRHVSSSSESDSEADERSGNLKEKEDN, from the coding sequence ATGCAGGTGCGTTCGAAGAAGCCCGTTTGGTTCCTGTTCAAGTTGATGGAGCTGCTGTTGAGCCTGGGATGCTGCTTCGTCCACTGGCGTTGTTTCAAGGAGGAAGGTGTTCCGCACATATTCCTGCTATGTGGAACCTATGGTGGTTCTGTGATCATCTGCATTGTGTCCCTGATTGGTGTCTTTTACGCGGAGCGGCCGACGATGAAGCACGAAGCTGTTTTTGGGGGCCTCTTGGGAGGTCTGCACATGTTTACGGTTTACGCCCACATGTACATGGCCACTTTGGAGGAGTTTCGCACTGAGAAGTGGCCTGATTTCTATATGTGCTGTCGGGATAATGCCATTTTAGCCCTCTATGCTGGGGCTATTTACCTGCTGCACTGCACCTTTGCCCTGGACTTGATGCTCTCCCATCAGAGAAGGAAGCATCCGCAGAGGAGCAAGCGACCACTCCAGCTGTACTTCATCAGCCGGGGGGCGGAGGCCTATCTCAGTCGGTTCTGGTGGTTCCAGCGCATTTCCGCCAAAATGTTGACCAGCGCCCAGCCATCGGAGCACTCTAGTCGAAGGCGACATGTTTCCTCCTCGTCCGAATCGGACTCGGAAGCAGATGAAAGGTCGGGAAATTTGAAGGAGAAGGAGGACAACTGA
- the LOC119550259 gene encoding integrin alpha-PS3 — protein MPYLIWLVFLALKYQTEAFNISPHANRVINFPKHLKTHLNQTRSSYFGFSLVIRPTSIFVGAPRAQSTVDSQSAIDETGAIFRCPLENGECFPYTLDPLGNVDVTYDIRFLHSKHKDYQWLGASMDGGRWDTDKLLVCAPRCYNPHELNGRMHGVCYWVEDTKDKQPAPKKVYTIWPLNMVKKQLNRDNSSYFYMGEVGLSAHVTDNNARFLIGAPGIDNWKGGVILHQRKRKSIRRIKRDIDPDDYEPLILESGSWGAQHNSYFGYAVSSGYFGNRSSLLYVATAPQANHGYGEAYIFDMSEKNMRKKHVFEGKQLGEYFGYSVLVEDLNDDGLADVVISAPLHARGDSYDDGAIYVFINKESFNFERKIIWSPTGSRSRFGTTLSRLGDINHDGYNDVAVGAPFEGNGVVFIYLGSEQGLRDQPSQRLDAPSQQPSEYGSYMFGHGLSRGTDIDGNGFNDLAIGAPNAEVLYLYRTYPVVKIHATVKSESREIKPDQDKVKISACHRLTTTAMPKEVQQQELDIRIAIDKMLERVKFIENQSNEMSFKVLAGLQEQCRVFEVKVRYSEENLFKPIDLEIFYELTQKVQYLEEFCETCAVVDPSEPKSYTEMISFITGCATNVCVPDLQLRSKDVVPSYTLGTTDTLRLSYEVINQGETAYLSQFKVSSSFRLPFAQVPGNCRVRNEVMLCDLNDGRPLANGDSDSLAITFDVSQLNGDLLTIDAAVFSTGVDKNSTDNGETNEIILREFTEIDASGGPADGQVVLNKYPYSAEIINNYEIKSHGPSTIQELTLIFFMPISFNMGGVVKPLFNISSLKMQASYDTRLLPIKLYDVNNTLLNEYPLEESSQDHENNELTTTSTTRKRRDLEGLTLDQDIEINDKDNLPINRTLELNCRDTNKTICVRSEMNFRFRPEKPVNVIISFKVDLNYDLDPFEYFVILTDLKLIKQRDPESSSFVIKRKIQPNVIYKNLDNGLPIWYIILAVIGGLLLFALITHGLRRLGFFKRFKRDELKRLAEEKNLIKEDSPQDQDCKPEEIEYESHSEDVQNV, from the exons atgcCTTATCTAATATGGCTCGTCTTTCTCGCTTTAAAGTACCAGACCGAAGCCTTTAATATTTCACCTCATGCAAATCGGGTGATAAACTTTCCAAAGCATCTAAAAACCCATTTAAACCAAACGCGAAGCTCCTATTTTGGATTCTCGCTTGTCATTCGTCCCACCAG CATCTTTGTGGGCGCTCCTCGGGCCCAATCCACCGTGGATTCGCAGAGTGCGATCGACGAGACTGGGGCGATATTCAGGTGCCCCCTGGAAAACGGAGAATGCTTTCCGTACACCCTGGACCCCCTAGGAAATGTTGATGTGACCTACGACATCAGGTTCCTTCACTCGAAGCACAAGGACTACCAGTGGCTGGGCGCATCAATGGACGGAGGCCGTTGGGACACGGATAAGCTCCTCGTATGTGCCCCCCGATGCTACAACCCCCACGAGTTGAATGGCCGTATGCACGGAGTTTGCTACTGGGTGGAGGACACCAAGGACAAACAGCCAGCTCCAAAAAAAGTGTATACTATCTGGCCACTCAATATGGTAAAAAAGCAGTTGAACCGCGACAACAGTAGCTATTTCTACATGGGAGAAGTGGGACTCAGTGCCCATGTGACAGATAATAACGCCCGGTTCCTGATTGGTGCCCCAGGCATAGACAATTGGAAAGGAGGGGTGATCCTTCACCAGCGAAAGAGGAAATCCATCCGTCGCATAAAGCGAGATATAGATCCGGATGACTATGAACCACTTATTCTTGAATCCGGTTCTTGGGGAGCGCAGCACAATTCGTACTTTGGCTATGCCGTAAGCTCCGGATATTTCGGCAACCGATCCTCCCTCCTATATGTGGCCACTGCTCCCCAAGCGAACCACGGTTACGGAGAGGCCTATATCTTTGATATGTCAGAGAAAAACATGCGTAAGAAACATGTGTTCGAGGGAAAGCAGTTGGGCGAATACTTTGGCTACTCTGTCCTGGTGGAGGATCTCAATGACGACGGACTGGCCGACGTCGTCATATCGGCCCCTTTGCACGCTCGGGGGGATTCCTATGACGATGGTGCAATCTATGTTTTTATCAACAAAGAATCG TTCAACTTCGAGCGGAAGATTATTTGGTCACCAACTGGCAGTAGGAGCCGTTTCGGTACCACTCTTTCGCGACTGGGCGACATTAATCACGACGGATACAATG ACGTGGCAGTTGGAGCTCCCTTTGAAGGAAACGGAGTGGTTTTCATCTATCTGGGCAGCGAACAGGGTTTGCGGGATCAGCCGAGTCAGCGACTAGATGCCCCTTCCCAGCAACCTTCAGAGTACGGATCATACATGTTCGGGCACGGTCTCTCCCGGGGAACGGACATAGATGGGAATGGATTCAACGACCTGGCCATCGGAGCTCCCAATGCCGAGGTCTTGTATCTTTACCGGACCTATCCGGTGGTCAAAATACATGCCACAGTAAAGTCGGAATCGCGAGAGATAAAACCGGATCAGGATAAGGTTAAGATCTCCGCCTGCCACCGACTGACAACCACAGCCATGCCAAAGGAGGtgcagcagcaggagctggATATCCGTATAGCCATAGACAAGATGCTGGAGAGGGTTAAGTTCATAGAGAACCAGAGCAATGAGATGAGCTTCAAGGTGTTGGCAGGTCTGCAGGAGCAGTGCCGGGTCTTCGAGGTCAAGGTGCGGTACAGTGAAGAAAATCTATTTAAGCCCATCGATTTGGAAATCTTTTATGAACTTACGCAGAAGGTGCAATACTTGGAGG AATTCTGTGAAACCTGTGCTGTTGTCGATCCATCGGAACCCAAATCTTACACGGAGATGATCAGCTTTATAACAGGTTGTGCCACTAATGTCTGTGTCCCTGATCTTCAGTTGAGAAGCAAGGATGTTGT TCCTAGCTATACTTTGGGCACCACAGACACCCTTCGTCTGAGTTACGAAGTCATTAACCAAGGAGAGACTGCCTACCTGTCACAATTCAAAGTTAGCAGCTCCTTCCGCCTGCCCTTCGCTCAGGTTCCTGGAAACTGCAGGGTCAGGAACGAGGTAATGCTGTGTGATCTGAACGACGGACGACCCCTGGCCAATGGTGACAGCGATTCCCTCGCCATCACCTTTGATGTTAGCCAACTCAATGGAGATTTACTGACCATCGATGCTGCTGTTTTTAGCACGGGAGTCGACAAGAATTCCACTGACAACGGGGAGACCAACGAGATCATCTTAAGGGAGTTCACCGAGATCGATGCCAGTGG tGGTCCAGCAGACGGTCAGGTTGTTCTTAACAAATATCCCTACTCCGCGGAAATCATAAACAACTACGAGATCAAAAGCCATGGACCCAGTACTATACAAGAGCTAAcactaatattttttatgccCATCTCTTTTAATATGGGTGGAGTAGTTAAACCCCTCTTTAACATTTCCAGTTTAAAGATGCAGGCCTCATACGACACCCGATTGTTGCCCATTAAGCTCTACGATGTGAATAATACCCTGCTCAATGAGTACCCTTTGGAGGAATCTTCTCAGGACCATGAGAATAATGAGCTGACCACCACTTCCACGACCCGAAAGCGTAGGGATCTCGAAGGTCTGACCTTAGATCAAGACATCGAGATCAACGACAAGGATAATCTTCCGATAAATCGCACTCTTGAGCTCAACTGCCGGGATACCAACAAGACAATCTGCGTCCGGTCAGAGATGAACTTCCGATTTAGGCCAGAAAAACCTGTTAACGTGATCATAAGCTTTAAAGTGGATCTGAATTATGACCTCGATCCATTTGAGTACTTTGTCATTCTGACCGATCTTAAGTTGATCAAACAGAGAGATCCCGAATCGAGTTCGTTTGTGATTAAGCGAAAGATTCAACCAAATGTGATATACAAGAATCTGGATAATGGACTACCCATCTGGTACATAATTTTAGCCGTAATCGGTGGATTGCTACTGTTTGCATTGATAACCCATGGTCTTCGAAGG CTTGGATTCTTTAAACGATTCAAGAGGGATGAACTAAAACGGTTGGCGGAGGAGAAGAACCTTATTAAGGAAGACTCACCACAAGATCAGGACTGTAAACCAGAGGAAATCGAATACGAATCTCATTCAGAAGACGTACAGAACGTCTGA
- the LOC119551172 gene encoding phosphatidylinositol 3-kinase catalytic subunit type 3 codes for MDQPDDHFRYIHSSSLHERVQIKVGTLEGKKRQPDYEKLLEDPILRFSGLYSEEHPSFQVRLQVFNQGRPYCLPVTSSYKAFGKRWSWNEWVSLPLQFSDLPRSAMLVLTILDCSGAGQTTVIGGTSISVFGKDGMFRQGMYDLRVWLGVEGDGSFPSRTPGKGKESSKSQMQRLGKLAKKHRNGQVQKVDWLDRLTFREIEVINEREKRMSDYMFLMIEFPAIVVDDMYNYAVVYFEPEGDVKYKLPAKPKLVSVPDSEIQMENLVERKHHRLARSERSGISDRDAKPTASIRDQLHTIVYRYPPTYVLSSEEQDLLWKFRFYLSSHKKALTKFLKCINWKLEDEVTQALWMLANWAPMDVEDALELLSPTFTHPQVRKYAVSRLAQAPDEDLLLYLLQLVQALKYEDPRHIVHLHSCIFPERDVVRSILDDNGSLLDQSSLSDLSATSSGLHASVIPANQRAASVLAAIKGDKSVSPGSAGSGGQLSVALPNPSAPATPGSSSLPCDSNSNALMLAEGISFGSVPANLCTFLIQRACTNATLANYFYWYLSIEVEEVESVRKQDEKAHDMYAMVLKMFLKVLENGNFNLRGIFYNLRKQRRFIDELVKLVKLVAKEPGNRNKKTEKFQKLLAEQDMFKVNFTNFEPIPFPLDPEIYITKIVPMRTSLFKSALMPAKLTFVTSIAHHEYAAIFKHGDDLRQDQLILQMITLMDKLLRRENLDLKLTPYKVLATSSKHGFLQYVDSCTVAEVLAREGNIHNFFRKHHPCDNGPYGISAEVMDTYIKSCAGYCVITYLLGVGDRHLDNLLLTTNGKLFHIDFGYILGRDPKPMPPPMKLSKEMVEAMGGISSEHHHEFRKQCYTAYLHLRRHANVMLNLFSLMVDATVPDIALEPDKAVKKVEENLQLGLTDEEAVQHLQSLLDVSITAVMPALVEQIHRFTQYWRK; via the exons ATGGACCAACCTGACGACCATTTCCGCTACATCCACAGCTCTTCGCTGCACGAACGTGTGCAAATCAAGGT TGGGACGCTCGAGGGGAAGAAGCGCCAGCCTGACTATGAAAAACTATTGGAAGACCCCATTCTAAGGTTCTCTGGCCTGTACTCCGAGGAGCACCCCTCGTTCCAGGTGCGCCTGCAGGTGTTCAACCAGGGCAGACCCTACTGCCTCCCCGTGACGAGCTCCTACAAGGCATTCGGCAAGCGATGGAGCTGGAACGAGTGGGTCTCGCTGCCCCTGCAGTTCTCCGATCTGCCGCGCAGCGCCATGCTGGTGCTGACCATCCTGGACTGCTCGGGCGCCGGCCAGACCACCGTCATCGGAGGCACCTCCATTTCGGTGTTCGGCAAGGACGGCATGTTTCGCCAGGGAATGTACGATTTGCGGGTCTGGCTGGGAGTCGAGGGCGATGGCAGCTTCCCCAGTCGCACGCCAGGCAAGGGCAAGGAATCCTCTAAGTCGCAGATGCAGCGCCTCGGAAAGCTGGCCAAGAAGCATCGGAATGGCCAGGTGCAGAAGGTCGACTGGCTGGACAGGCTCACGTTCCGCGAAATCGAGGTGATCAACGAGCGCGAGAAGCGCATGTCCGACTACATGTTCCTCATGATCGAGTTCCCCGCCATCGTGGTGGATGACATGTACAAT TATGCAGTGGTCTACTTCGAGCCAGAGGGCGATGTCAAATACAAACTGCCGGCCAAGCCCAAGTTGGTATCCGTGCCCGATTCCGAGATTCAAATG GAAAACCTCGTAGAAAGAAAGCACCATCGTTTGGCCCGTTCAGAGCGTTCGGGCATCTCGGATAGAGATGCCAAACCCACAGCAAG CATTCGAGATCAGCTTCACACCATAGTCTATAGATATCCACCAACCTATGTCCTGAGCAGCGAGGAGCAGGATCTGCTATGGAAGTTCCGCTTCTATCTATCCTCCCACAAAAAGGCTTTGACCAAGTTCCTCAAGTGCATCAATTGGAAGCTGGAGGACGAGGTTACTCAAGCTCTTTGGATGCTGGCCAACTGGGCACCCATGGACGTGGAGGATGCTTTGGAGCTATTGAGTCCCACCTTCACCCATCCGCAGGTGCGAAAGTATGCCGTCAGTCGACTGGCACAAGCTCCAGATGAGGATTTGCTGCTCTATCTGCTTCAGCTTGTGCAAGCTCTTAAGTACGAGGATCCCCGGCACATTGTCCACCTGCATAGCTGCATCTTTCCCGAGCGCGATGTGGTGCGTTCTATCCTGGATGACAATGGCTCACTGCTGGATCAGAGCAGCCTTTCCGATTTGAGTGCCACTAGCAGTGGCCTCCACGCCTCGGTAATTCCAGCTAATCAGCGAGCAGCAAGCGTTTTAGCCGCCATAAAGGGCGACAAGTCCGTGAGTCCCGGATCTGCAGGCAGTGGAGGTCAGTTATCGGTGGCATTGCCGAATCCCTCTGCCCCCGCCACTCCCGGCAGCAGTTCCCTGCCCTGCGACTCCAATTCCAATGCCCTCATGCTGGCCGAGGGCATCAGCTTTGGCAGCGTTCCAGCCAATCTCTGCACATTCCTTATCCAGCGCGCCTGCACCAACGCCACGTTGGCCAACTACTTCTATTGGTACTTATCCATCGAGGTGGAGGAGGTGGAGTCCGTGAGGAAGCAGGATGAGAAGGCCCACGACATGTACGCCATGGTGCTCAAGATGTTCCTGAAGGTGCTAGAGAATG GAAACTTCAATCTTCGAGGCATCTTTTATAATCTCCGGAAGCAGCGCCGCTTCATTGACGAGCTGGTCAAGTTGGTGAAACTGGTGGCCAAGGAGCCGGGAAACCGCAATAAGAAAACGGAGAAATTCCAGAAGCTGCTGGCTGAGCAGGACATGTTCAAGGTGAACTTTACCAACTTTGAGCCCATACCGTTTCCCCTGGATCCAGAAATCTACATCACCAAAATTGTACCCATGCGGACTTCGCTGTTTAAAAGTGCTCTCATGCCGGCCAA ACTCACCTTTGTCACTTCAATTGCCCATCACGAGTACGCGGCCATTTTCAAGCATGGCGATGATCTGCGTCAGGATCAGCTCATCTTGCAGATGATCACCTTGATGGACAAGCTGCTGAGGCGGGAGAACCTTGATCTGAAGCTAACTCCCTACAAGGTGCTGGCCACTAGCTCCAAACATGGATTCCTGCAGTATGTTGACTCCTGCACGGTGGCGGAGGTCCTTGCTCGGGAGGGCAATATCCACAACTTCTTCCGGAAACACCATCCGTGCGATAATGGCCCATATGGCATTTCAGCGGAGGTGATGGACACTTACATTAAGAGCTGTGCAGGCTACTGTGTGATCACCTATTTGCTGG GTGTTGGTGACCGACATTTGGACAACCTGTTGCTGACCACTAATGGAAAGCTCTTCCACATCGATTTCGGCTACATTCTGGGACGCGATCCTAAGCCCATGCCGCCGCCCATGAAGCTAAGCAAGGAAATGGTGGAGGCCATGGGCGGGATTAGTTCGGAGCACCACCACGAGTTCCGCAAGCAGTGCTACACGGCCTATTTGCATTTGCGTCGGCATGCCAACGTAATGCTCAACTTATTTTCTCTGATGGTGGACGCCACTGTTCCGGATATCGCTCTGGAGCCCGACAAGGCGGTCAAGAAGGTTGAGGAGAACCTGCAGCTTGGTCTGACCGACGAAGAGGCTGTCCAGCATTTGCAGAGTCTCCTCGATGTGTCCATTACGGCCGTTATGCCGGCGCTGGTGGAGCAGATCCATCGATTCACCCAGTACTGGCGGAAGTAA